One Leptospira semungkisensis DNA segment encodes these proteins:
- a CDS encoding SCO family protein, with the protein MESNRWKLFLTATIAILPILFLLFHRDANMVFAEKDVPNETVFLGKNQESVLLKNVLSGRQTLLYFGLFDSPERNKKDLRKFLAHFQESAPVGTQFVFITLTPEKDHYEDLKNIFGEFGEKIVFLSPKGSGAAMELARAFGIQAYIIPELGSMKYQPALIWVDDSPKIRAIFPRFSEHPDSINIPELLVHAK; encoded by the coding sequence ATGGAATCAAATCGCTGGAAACTCTTCTTAACTGCAACGATCGCGATCCTACCTATACTCTTCCTTTTATTCCATAGAGATGCCAACATGGTATTCGCAGAGAAGGACGTTCCGAACGAGACTGTATTTTTGGGGAAGAACCAAGAATCCGTCTTACTCAAGAATGTTTTGAGCGGAAGACAAACTCTGTTGTATTTCGGTTTATTTGATTCTCCTGAGAGGAATAAGAAAGATCTTAGAAAATTCTTGGCTCATTTTCAGGAATCCGCTCCAGTAGGAACACAGTTCGTATTCATCACTTTAACGCCTGAGAAAGATCACTACGAGGATCTAAAGAATATCTTTGGGGAGTTCGGAGAGAAAATCGTATTCTTGAGCCCGAAAGGTTCTGGTGCCGCCATGGAGCTAGCGAGAGCATTCGGGATCCAAGCGTATATCATTCCCGAATTAGGAAGTATGAAATACCAACCTGCTTTGATCTGGGTGGATGATTCCCCTAAAATCCGGGCAATCTTTCCTCGTTTCTCAGAGCATCCCGATTCTATCAATATTCCTGAGTTGCTTGTACACGCAAAATAG
- a CDS encoding ExbD/TolR family protein yields the protein MAGQSSSGDGEEIGSINITPMVDVILVLLVIFMVTANFLKKESININLPKVDSADPNVAQSVQVALTKDGKIMLEGAETDGPRLQAQLQRDLKFRPNMRLTLSADSSIPYGRIAETMGLIHKAGVTRIALSVKR from the coding sequence ATGGCAGGACAAAGTTCTTCCGGAGACGGCGAAGAAATAGGCAGCATTAATATCACACCGATGGTGGATGTTATCCTAGTGCTGTTGGTGATCTTTATGGTGACCGCAAACTTCTTAAAGAAGGAATCCATCAATATCAACTTACCTAAGGTGGATTCAGCCGATCCGAATGTGGCTCAATCCGTCCAGGTCGCACTTACTAAAGACGGCAAGATCATGTTAGAAGGGGCCGAGACCGACGGACCTCGATTGCAGGCTCAATTGCAAAGAGACTTGAAATTCAGGCCGAATATGAGGCTTACCTTATCGGCCGATTCTTCCATTCCATACGGAAGAATTGCTGAGACCATGGGCTTGATTCACAAGGCCGGAGTGACTAGGATCGCTTTATCAGTAAAAAGATAA
- a CDS encoding TonB-dependent receptor plug domain-containing protein, with translation MKMKRILIKLVFLAAFAPADVFAEVAFKARLFSRQKDQGEGKTQVLLFETRKLYKTDADGYFEAVVPAPGMYTFRVLKNDDMQDIKGNVESSGQIITLYMDAGANSGGIGSSIPKAPKGAITISAEREKPIMSRTTLKYDEIKRMPGTFGEPLRAIETIPGVVPTAAFGGGANNYVIRGSDPNSNLYLVDDLPILYPFHFDGLSAVVNANLIKSMDVYTGVYPANFNNALGGVIHIDTVDKVDKSQKNLIMSAWSSSMSYMTPTFGGKGYLIASVRVGYLDRFVQGLTSALGASFPEGLRLPRFVDSQVKFVHNFDEKHQISFHSFYSKDDFAANLPSKYHNDPANDSTAAFAGGSFSAGQGFRTQALRYTWKPIDTFSNRITFISYDPFTDFNVSLGSIKGKSQASGAYNGVRQDAFWDPNRHLSVEFGSEFRQLNYYSRGSSIVQTDPNNMSPNPYDSQNPAFTTIPTNIAAKGTYYNSYVTTKIKFGGFQIEPGARYDYIPYVHHSALGPRAQASYKFEGIGKGTTIFGGGGDFYRFPLDTRFNKDSGNPHLNFEKVFKYGGGIEQLLEGDYQIKGEVFKQEYSNLIVDDPYITDPIGVNPDPYSAVTQPYVLNKKLNYSNKGTGWSHGFELVLRKNSRPGTRHWFGWITYTWSQTFRNNNVYMQYPNTPALTQQQIDLTSQVYNNSKQTLYDYDRTNVINVVFGWRWSQEWQFGLRWSYLTSMPFTPIVGDDGGKFSNPANGQTYWSPQYANNPALGQYINSERLKPYHRLDIRFDRFFNYEWGYVNTFLEIINVYMRENVSGESFDNTKPYSKTNPSPNPTFGTIPLPGGVVIPFFNVGIEVKF, from the coding sequence ATGAAGATGAAACGAATACTGATCAAATTAGTTTTTCTGGCTGCATTCGCGCCTGCGGATGTTTTTGCAGAAGTTGCATTCAAGGCACGTCTATTCTCCCGACAGAAAGACCAAGGAGAAGGAAAGACTCAAGTACTCTTATTCGAGACTCGAAAACTCTATAAGACCGATGCGGATGGTTATTTCGAAGCGGTGGTTCCTGCTCCTGGAATGTATACTTTCCGTGTATTAAAGAATGATGATATGCAGGACATTAAGGGGAATGTGGAGTCCTCAGGACAGATCATCACACTGTATATGGATGCAGGCGCAAACTCCGGAGGAATAGGCTCTTCCATTCCCAAGGCTCCTAAAGGAGCGATTACAATCTCTGCAGAAAGAGAAAAGCCGATCATGTCTCGTACTACTCTCAAGTATGATGAGATCAAGAGAATGCCCGGAACATTCGGAGAGCCTTTAAGAGCGATCGAGACTATTCCGGGAGTAGTTCCTACTGCCGCCTTTGGTGGAGGAGCCAATAACTATGTGATCCGAGGTTCGGATCCGAACTCGAACTTATATTTGGTGGATGACCTTCCCATTTTATATCCGTTCCACTTCGATGGTCTTAGTGCGGTAGTTAACGCCAACCTAATCAAGTCCATGGATGTTTATACGGGTGTATATCCCGCAAACTTCAATAACGCCTTGGGCGGTGTGATCCATATTGATACTGTCGATAAAGTGGATAAGTCCCAAAAGAACCTGATCATGTCGGCTTGGTCGAGTAGCATGAGTTATATGACTCCTACCTTTGGCGGAAAAGGATATTTAATCGCTTCTGTTCGCGTAGGTTACTTGGATCGATTTGTACAAGGTCTGACTTCTGCTTTAGGCGCGAGTTTTCCAGAAGGACTTAGGTTGCCCAGATTCGTGGACTCCCAAGTGAAATTCGTTCATAATTTTGATGAGAAGCACCAGATCTCCTTCCACTCCTTTTATTCTAAGGATGATTTTGCCGCCAATCTTCCGAGCAAATATCATAACGACCCTGCAAACGATTCTACTGCCGCCTTTGCTGGAGGAAGTTTTTCTGCAGGACAAGGATTTAGAACGCAAGCACTTCGTTATACTTGGAAACCGATCGATACATTTTCAAATCGGATCACTTTTATCAGCTATGATCCGTTTACGGATTTCAATGTTTCCTTAGGTTCCATTAAAGGAAAGAGCCAGGCAAGTGGTGCGTATAACGGAGTACGTCAAGATGCGTTCTGGGATCCGAACCGACATTTAAGCGTCGAGTTCGGTTCCGAATTCAGACAACTGAATTACTACTCCAGAGGATCGAGCATTGTGCAGACCGATCCTAATAATATGAGCCCGAACCCGTATGATTCTCAGAATCCCGCGTTCACTACTATTCCCACAAATATTGCTGCAAAGGGAACGTACTATAACTCTTACGTTACTACTAAGATCAAGTTTGGTGGATTTCAGATCGAGCCTGGTGCAAGATATGATTACATTCCTTATGTGCATCATAGTGCGCTTGGGCCGAGAGCACAGGCCTCTTATAAATTCGAAGGGATAGGAAAAGGAACTACCATCTTCGGAGGTGGAGGTGACTTCTATCGATTCCCTCTGGATACCCGTTTTAATAAGGACAGTGGAAACCCTCATTTGAATTTCGAAAAAGTATTCAAATACGGAGGCGGTATAGAGCAACTCTTAGAAGGAGATTATCAGATCAAAGGAGAGGTATTCAAACAGGAATATTCAAATTTGATTGTGGATGACCCTTATATCACCGATCCGATCGGAGTAAATCCGGATCCTTATTCTGCAGTCACTCAACCTTATGTGCTGAATAAAAAACTGAATTATTCCAACAAGGGAACCGGATGGTCTCACGGATTTGAATTGGTACTTCGTAAGAACTCTAGACCGGGGACAAGACATTGGTTCGGTTGGATTACCTATACCTGGTCTCAAACATTCAGAAATAATAATGTTTACATGCAGTATCCGAACACTCCTGCACTTACTCAGCAGCAGATTGATCTGACCTCTCAAGTTTATAATAATTCCAAACAGACACTCTACGACTACGACAGGACCAATGTGATCAACGTTGTATTCGGCTGGAGATGGAGCCAAGAGTGGCAATTCGGCTTAAGATGGTCTTATTTGACCAGTATGCCGTTTACACCCATTGTTGGGGACGATGGGGGCAAATTCAGCAACCCGGCCAATGGCCAAACCTACTGGTCCCCCCAATATGCCAATAATCCGGCCCTAGGACAATATATCAATAGTGAGAGATTAAAACCCTATCATCGACTTGACATCCGGTTTGACCGGTTTTTCAATTATGAATGGGGGTATGTGAATACGTTCTTGGAGATCATCAACGTCTACATGCGTGAAAACGTAAGTGGAGAAAGTTTCGATAATACCAAGCCTTATTCCAAAACCAACCCGAGCCCAAATCCGACGTTTGGAACAATCCCTTTACCGGGAGGGGTAGTGATCCCTTTCTTTAACGTAGGAATAGAGGTTAAGTTTTAA
- a CDS encoding C1 family peptidase, with translation MKQEPAELIASLKEANPYKIAHRGLPSSVDLSSFMPPVGDQGQQSSCVAWSTAYATKSYQEYMERKNSGWKLKDSSGSPNYSNIFSPAFIYNQINGGRDNGSLISDAMRLVVENGAAPWTSMPYNPNDYLTRPSQAALNTASNYKAKEFLRVRQTDPTEVKNQLNEGRPVVAGILVYENFMNLKGDQIYKEGIGKTYGGHAIAIIGYDDSRGAFKFINSWSTQWGDNGYGYIDYKWFSKICQSAFVMVDETAPASTTTATNTADTSTTTTTTTDNILPPATDTKPVPPEKVKPLPPKEISASQGSFSDKVILTWESIPLAIGYEIYRKGSGDSSFSKIGLSQTNGFTDDGVQKDFAYSYKIATLTDSDSSDLSNGDVIGYAKTEEAKAPPKVVGVKASQGQFSNKVDLVWETIDGVTDYSVYKWSATQKKYLSIGKAKASTYSDNGAAKNGVTEFYVIAATGNGKTGEASDAASGFTAKLTAKPSKPTGLKATKGLYNSKIELHWQKVAGASKYVIYRYNITGIFGGGAWAKLAEEPRENFIDEKLSGQYAFYAVAAVNKDGLSGPFSDYAYGYIDPNKQRGAKLPSPENLKGSTDAKAGKISLKWDLVKGANEYYVYRKKRGSSSWDFLSSTNDKTSAYTADIPEKETLYLYSVTAKTDLGGESDRANPISAVLSKAKPAAAMRSFGGDSSLEKFKGPWTAMAWDGSKGVNQVLLEIESQDNVNYVVKFNKQKIFEGRYVENSPIIDKEGKFKIEIENSGDALQVTLKDNGIINQKSTLNFLKE, from the coding sequence ATGAAACAGGAACCGGCAGAACTGATCGCTTCCTTGAAAGAGGCAAACCCGTACAAGATTGCGCATAGAGGACTTCCCTCTTCCGTAGATCTTTCTTCTTTTATGCCGCCTGTAGGAGACCAGGGACAACAGAGTTCATGCGTAGCCTGGTCTACCGCATACGCAACGAAGTCCTACCAGGAATATATGGAGAGAAAGAACTCAGGCTGGAAGTTGAAAGATTCTTCAGGCTCTCCGAATTACTCTAATATTTTTTCTCCTGCATTCATCTATAATCAGATCAATGGAGGAAGGGATAATGGTTCTTTGATCTCCGATGCTATGCGTTTGGTAGTAGAGAATGGAGCGGCACCTTGGACCAGCATGCCATATAATCCGAACGATTATCTAACTCGTCCTTCTCAAGCTGCATTAAATACCGCTTCCAACTACAAGGCCAAGGAATTTCTGAGAGTTCGTCAAACGGATCCGACTGAGGTTAAAAACCAGCTCAATGAAGGAAGGCCTGTAGTAGCCGGAATTCTAGTTTATGAAAACTTTATGAACTTAAAAGGAGATCAGATTTATAAGGAAGGAATTGGCAAGACCTACGGAGGTCATGCAATTGCGATTATAGGATATGATGATTCCAGAGGAGCATTTAAGTTCATTAATTCTTGGAGCACTCAATGGGGAGACAATGGATACGGTTATATAGACTATAAGTGGTTCTCCAAGATCTGCCAATCTGCATTCGTAATGGTGGATGAAACGGCTCCCGCCAGCACTACTACCGCGACGAATACCGCAGATACAAGCACTACGACTACAACAACCACGGATAATATCCTTCCGCCGGCTACTGATACAAAGCCTGTGCCTCCTGAGAAAGTAAAACCCCTTCCTCCAAAAGAGATCTCAGCCTCCCAAGGTTCTTTCTCCGATAAGGTAATCTTGACCTGGGAATCGATCCCACTCGCAATCGGTTATGAGATCTACAGAAAGGGTTCTGGAGATTCTTCCTTTTCCAAGATCGGACTTTCTCAAACAAACGGATTCACCGACGACGGAGTACAAAAGGACTTCGCATATTCCTACAAGATCGCTACTTTAACCGACTCCGATTCTTCGGATCTATCCAATGGAGATGTTATCGGTTACGCAAAAACGGAAGAAGCTAAGGCTCCACCTAAGGTAGTAGGAGTAAAGGCAAGCCAAGGGCAATTCTCCAACAAGGTAGATTTAGTCTGGGAAACCATTGATGGAGTGACTGATTACTCCGTTTATAAATGGAGCGCAACTCAGAAGAAATACCTATCTATCGGAAAGGCAAAGGCTTCGACTTATTCGGACAATGGAGCTGCAAAGAACGGAGTTACCGAATTCTATGTAATTGCAGCAACAGGGAACGGAAAAACCGGAGAGGCCTCAGACGCAGCTTCCGGCTTTACGGCGAAGCTTACAGCAAAGCCTTCTAAACCTACTGGCCTCAAGGCTACGAAAGGATTATACAATAGTAAAATAGAATTGCATTGGCAAAAGGTGGCCGGTGCTTCCAAGTACGTGATCTATCGATACAATATCACGGGGATCTTTGGAGGAGGAGCCTGGGCCAAACTTGCAGAAGAGCCTAGAGAAAATTTCATAGATGAGAAATTATCCGGACAATACGCGTTCTATGCAGTGGCCGCAGTCAATAAAGACGGTCTATCAGGACCATTCTCTGATTATGCTTACGGGTACATCGATCCAAACAAGCAAAGAGGAGCCAAATTACCTTCTCCTGAAAATCTGAAAGGAAGCACGGACGCAAAGGCCGGCAAGATATCTTTGAAATGGGATCTGGTGAAAGGCGCAAATGAATATTACGTTTATAGAAAGAAAAGAGGCTCCTCTTCTTGGGACTTCCTTTCATCCACAAACGATAAAACATCAGCATATACAGCGGACATCCCTGAAAAAGAAACATTATATCTATACTCGGTCACAGCGAAAACGGATCTCGGAGGAGAAAGTGATCGTGCAAATCCTATCTCCGCAGTTCTCTCCAAGGCCAAACCCGCGGCTGCAATGCGATCTTTCGGCGGTGATTCTAGTTTAGAAAAATTTAAAGGACCATGGACTGCTATGGCCTGGGACGGATCTAAAGGAGTCAATCAAGTCCTTTTAGAGATCGAGAGCCAGGACAACGTGAACTACGTAGTGAAATTCAATAAACAGAAAATCTTCGAAGGAAGATATGTGGAGAACAGTCCGATCATCGATAAAGAAGGAAAATTTAAGATCGAGATCGAGAACTCTGGAGATGCACTACAAGTTACTCTGAAGGACAACGGGATTATCAATCAAAAGTCCACGTTAAACTTCCTGAAGGAGTAA
- a CDS encoding MotA/TolQ/ExbB proton channel family protein has translation MNFESFIEYGESAVFVIMIIASILAIAVVVERAIVFIKNTKDSKLLLTEIVDTVRKGELSDAHKFTETYPENVYARFASFSAEHSKKGKESLGELMEGKAIGERVEFETRLSILNTLGNNAPFIGLLGTVFGVINAFYRLGTLGNTGADVVMRTISTALLATAVGLAVAIPVVMANNYFTRKLKIIQANLEILSREFLASVSRK, from the coding sequence ATGAATTTTGAGAGTTTCATCGAGTACGGCGAATCAGCAGTATTCGTGATCATGATCATCGCGAGCATTCTCGCCATAGCAGTGGTGGTCGAAAGAGCTATCGTTTTTATTAAAAATACCAAAGATTCCAAACTCTTACTCACCGAAATCGTAGACACCGTTCGCAAAGGAGAACTTTCCGACGCGCATAAATTCACGGAGACTTATCCAGAAAATGTATACGCGAGATTCGCTAGCTTCTCCGCAGAACATTCCAAAAAAGGAAAAGAAAGTTTGGGAGAGCTGATGGAAGGAAAAGCCATCGGAGAAAGAGTAGAATTCGAGACCAGACTCTCCATTCTAAATACTCTTGGAAACAATGCTCCTTTTATCGGACTACTCGGAACAGTCTTCGGAGTGATCAATGCATTCTATCGTTTAGGAACACTCGGAAATACCGGAGCAGATGTAGTGATGAGAACCATCTCCACTGCCCTATTAGCAACTGCAGTAGGTTTGGCAGTGGCTATCCCTGTGGTTATGGCAAACAACTACTTCACTCGTAAGCTGAAGATCATCCAAGCGAATCTGGAAATCCTTTCCAGAGAATTCTTAGCGAGCGTCTCTCGGAAATAA
- a CDS encoding LIC20211 family lipoprotein: MKPRIYGLIVSLILAFFLSGCATSNAGLATSTVPMADKKYKVIAPVEGMKYWFTFDIAIIGVPLSEPPIDRLLDELKKTKEADALINVRFWSDKIIVAFITINRLHISAEAVKFEEEPQQQPDPRRKGR; this comes from the coding sequence ATGAAACCTCGTATTTACGGACTAATCGTTTCCCTAATCCTGGCCTTTTTTCTTTCCGGTTGCGCCACGTCTAACGCTGGGCTTGCAACAAGCACGGTTCCGATGGCGGATAAAAAATACAAGGTGATCGCTCCGGTAGAAGGAATGAAATACTGGTTCACGTTCGATATCGCGATCATCGGAGTTCCTTTGAGTGAACCGCCAATCGACCGCTTATTAGATGAACTTAAAAAAACAAAAGAAGCGGACGCTCTCATCAACGTGAGATTTTGGTCGGATAAGATCATTGTCGCATTCATCACAATAAACAGATTACATATCTCTGCAGAAGCGGTAAAATTCGAAGAAGAGCCGCAACAACAACCGGATCCAAGAAGAAAAGGTCGTTAA
- the meaB gene encoding methylmalonyl Co-A mutase-associated GTPase MeaB, whose amino-acid sequence MPATEGSDESLVRGSVKKKILPDLETFVQGILAGDIVLLSRAITLIESTLPSHQELAEAILEKCLPHSGKSVRVGITGIPGVGKSSFIETFGNHLIDKGRKIAVLTIDPSSQLSKGSILGDKTRMETLSRKKEAFIRPSPSGDSLGGVARKTRETIFLCEAAGFDTILVETVGVGQSETAVYSMVDIFLLLLIAGAGDELQGIKRGIMEMADLIAITKADGENTMRANRAKSETISAVHFLPSHESGMKTEVRTCSAHTGEGISEIWSEIQTFISAIKETGYLDKKRKEQAKHWLHESVQAMLLDDFHSKLGEEFEKEEDRVVQGLSGSYQAARKLVQSYKKTDTIR is encoded by the coding sequence ATGCCGGCGACGGAAGGATCGGACGAAAGCCTAGTCAGAGGCTCGGTTAAGAAGAAGATCCTTCCGGATCTGGAGACATTCGTACAAGGAATCTTGGCAGGAGATATCGTACTTCTCAGCCGTGCTATCACCCTGATAGAAAGCACCCTTCCTTCTCATCAAGAATTAGCAGAAGCTATTTTAGAAAAATGCCTTCCTCATTCAGGCAAAAGTGTTCGCGTGGGGATCACAGGAATTCCGGGAGTCGGTAAAAGCAGTTTCATAGAAACTTTCGGAAATCATCTGATTGATAAGGGAAGAAAGATCGCAGTACTTACGATAGATCCTTCTTCTCAACTTTCCAAGGGTTCTATTCTGGGAGACAAGACCAGGATGGAAACTCTCTCTCGTAAAAAAGAAGCATTCATTCGCCCTTCCCCATCCGGAGATTCATTGGGAGGAGTGGCTCGTAAAACCAGAGAGACTATTTTTCTCTGCGAAGCCGCCGGCTTCGATACTATTCTAGTCGAAACGGTAGGTGTAGGACAATCCGAAACGGCAGTGTATTCGATGGTGGATATTTTTCTTCTTCTACTGATAGCAGGAGCCGGGGACGAATTGCAAGGGATCAAGAGAGGCATCATGGAGATGGCAGATCTGATCGCGATCACCAAGGCGGACGGAGAGAACACGATGCGCGCCAATCGTGCGAAAAGCGAAACGATTTCTGCAGTGCATTTTCTTCCTTCTCATGAATCAGGAATGAAGACCGAGGTCAGAACTTGTTCAGCACATACTGGAGAAGGGATATCCGAGATCTGGTCTGAAATCCAAACTTTTATTAGCGCAATCAAAGAAACCGGTTACTTGGATAAGAAAAGAAAGGAGCAGGCTAAACATTGGCTTCATGAATCCGTGCAGGCTATGCTTCTGGACGATTTCCATTCCAAGTTAGGCGAAGAATTCGAAAAAGAAGAAGATAGAGTAGTACAAGGTCTATCAGGCTCGTACCAAGCTGCTCGAAAACTCGTGCAGTCTTATAAGAAAACAGACACCATTCGCTAA
- a CDS encoding EAL domain-containing protein, producing MTDTSDLKLRSFDMGDLEQFKTVFINENRGKPIFLLRFQNISTISLVEFIQLIPQRIADIEPSHRELFRYYAYGDKKNLLIGVAPLDHSGMENLANFDAAMGRFHDHSVRTGTMNFDFGIGRTQCNFISYVEEIFRELDSSSLKNLKDNLVRWSWTYLNRVNDYFANERPDAVIQPIIHYNHRDHTFSMKGGEVFVGGEAYAGYSDLIRDIPHDQDLNRIELLIIEKLIMSCNGSPGLLKFNISPQTLIDTFDTDEKVTRFHELLLKQNLNPQNIRMELIEKPYEESEATLKSVCRRFWNFGISFAADDFGVKSQSHQVVLDLGEMIKEFKLDPISFKFKADQDLTKFLDNLAFIDYCRRLSDNREAIITAEALEDIDSLNFLITHQVYYFQANLFCRKIWIEDYKDRFKEMQKLPETAVTKILSSPELTERLKGVGNIFVLARDLDLF from the coding sequence ATGACAGATACCTCTGACTTAAAATTAAGATCCTTCGATATGGGGGATCTCGAGCAGTTTAAGACGGTATTCATAAATGAAAATCGTGGGAAGCCTATCTTCCTCCTTCGCTTTCAGAATATCTCTACGATCTCCTTAGTGGAGTTCATCCAACTGATCCCTCAAAGAATTGCGGATATAGAACCTTCTCATCGAGAACTGTTCCGTTACTATGCCTATGGGGATAAAAAGAATCTGCTGATCGGAGTTGCTCCTTTGGATCATTCCGGGATGGAGAATCTTGCAAATTTCGATGCTGCTATGGGAAGGTTCCATGATCATTCCGTACGCACCGGAACAATGAACTTTGATTTCGGGATCGGTAGAACCCAATGCAATTTTATTTCCTATGTCGAAGAGATTTTTAGGGAGCTGGACTCTTCTTCCTTAAAGAATCTGAAGGACAATCTTGTTCGTTGGAGCTGGACCTACCTCAATCGAGTAAACGATTATTTCGCGAATGAACGCCCGGACGCGGTGATTCAGCCGATCATTCATTATAATCATAGGGACCATACTTTCTCCATGAAAGGGGGAGAGGTTTTCGTGGGCGGTGAGGCCTATGCAGGTTATTCGGATTTGATCCGGGACATTCCTCATGACCAGGATCTAAATCGGATCGAACTTCTCATCATAGAGAAATTGATCATGTCCTGCAACGGTTCTCCTGGACTTTTGAAATTTAATATTTCTCCTCAAACGCTGATCGATACATTTGATACAGATGAGAAGGTAACCCGATTCCACGAACTCTTGCTGAAGCAAAATCTGAACCCTCAGAATATCCGTATGGAGCTGATCGAAAAACCATACGAGGAATCCGAAGCCACTCTAAAGTCGGTGTGCAGAAGGTTCTGGAATTTTGGGATTAGCTTTGCGGCGGACGACTTCGGAGTGAAGAGCCAAAGCCATCAGGTTGTTTTGGATCTGGGAGAAATGATCAAAGAGTTTAAACTCGATCCGATCAGCTTTAAGTTCAAAGCCGACCAGGACCTTACCAAATTCTTGGACAACCTTGCATTCATCGATTATTGCAGAAGATTATCCGATAACAGAGAAGCGATCATCACTGCGGAAGCTTTGGAAGATATCGATTCCCTGAACTTCCTGATCACTCACCAAGTTTATTATTTCCAAGCCAACCTTTTCTGTAGAAAGATCTGGATAGAAGATTATAAGGATCGTTTTAAGGAAATGCAGAAGCTTCCTGAAACTGCGGTTACCAAGATCTTAAGTTCTCCGGAGTTAACGGAAAGATTGAAAGGTGTCGGAAATATTTTCGTTTTAGCAAGAGATCTAGATCTGTTTTAA
- a CDS encoding energy transducer TonB — MNQGLEKIKTATIQRVKELTLWERCLYGSIAAHILSFGIYYIVTHTDVSIVDSEQLEMNVEVDIEDIPPELLGGENSPTHVEKEEWVEGSKKDGEDPDEAEIDPNKLSGDGTDKDGFLYAFLGDKPPAAIIDFDLNDFFPENAKAQGISYADITLEVQVDERGNLVQAKVVRSTIKGYGFEDAAVKVVRIARWSPGYAKGRPTRMNHRVPVHFELRDN, encoded by the coding sequence ATGAACCAAGGCTTAGAAAAAATAAAAACCGCTACGATACAAAGGGTGAAGGAACTCACTCTTTGGGAAAGATGTTTATACGGCTCGATTGCCGCTCATATTCTTTCCTTCGGGATTTATTATATCGTCACTCATACAGACGTTTCCATCGTAGATTCAGAACAATTGGAAATGAATGTGGAAGTGGATATAGAGGACATTCCCCCTGAATTATTAGGAGGAGAGAATTCTCCCACTCATGTAGAAAAAGAAGAATGGGTAGAAGGCTCCAAAAAAGACGGAGAAGATCCTGACGAGGCCGAAATCGATCCGAACAAGCTAAGCGGCGATGGCACAGACAAAGATGGATTCTTGTACGCATTCTTAGGAGATAAACCTCCAGCGGCTATTATCGATTTCGATTTAAATGATTTCTTTCCGGAGAATGCAAAGGCACAAGGGATTTCTTACGCAGACATTACTCTAGAAGTACAAGTAGACGAGAGAGGAAACCTAGTCCAAGCTAAAGTGGTTCGATCTACTATCAAAGGATATGGCTTCGAAGATGCAGCCGTCAAGGTGGTGCGAATTGCGAGATGGAGTCCTGGTTATGCAAAAGGACGTCCTACAAGAATGAACCATAGAGTCCCGGTTCACTTCGAGTTGAGAGATAATTAA
- a CDS encoding LIC_20196 family exoprotein, protein MQRQLPLVFLAFLLIFILPLSALTPPLPLESQVNASNYIALARLTNVKESKISSSSISVTATVEVIKPLKGGSTLPQKFDLAFLVFPELFGKWLKATPQEGEYILFLIKKKVKDSKGNESETIALYEPHPYAFREYSKELEEKILSYVKN, encoded by the coding sequence ATGCAAAGACAATTGCCTTTGGTATTCTTGGCTTTTTTACTGATTTTCATTCTTCCCTTATCCGCACTTACCCCTCCTCTTCCTTTAGAATCCCAGGTCAACGCCTCTAATTATATCGCGTTGGCTCGCCTCACTAATGTGAAGGAGAGTAAGATTTCTTCTAGCTCCATTTCGGTCACAGCGACTGTAGAAGTGATCAAGCCTCTAAAGGGTGGAAGCACCTTGCCTCAGAAGTTTGATCTAGCATTTTTAGTCTTTCCGGAACTTTTCGGGAAATGGCTGAAGGCAACTCCTCAAGAAGGAGAATATATACTTTTTCTAATAAAGAAAAAAGTAAAAGATAGCAAGGGGAACGAGTCGGAGACTATCGCTCTTTACGAGCCTCATCCTTACGCATTTCGAGAATACAGCAAAGAGCTGGAAGAAAAGATCCTATCCTACGTTAAGAACTAA